The following proteins are encoded in a genomic region of Musa acuminata AAA Group cultivar baxijiao chromosome BXJ2-11, Cavendish_Baxijiao_AAA, whole genome shotgun sequence:
- the LOC135626592 gene encoding DAR GTPase 2, mitochondrial-like produces MATLASFSSRLGAVVRELASKKGPGGWYGRHMAAAERAILERIPLVDLVVEVRDARIPSTSAFKCLRKACCSHKQVIVLNKVDLADNFLTERWLKHFKNQNYITYGLNAHNKDSIKELLRILRARVKELKVGESNYTATILLTGIPNVGKSAIANSMHQIGRIGAAEKGKLKHAVVNPHPGETKDISSYKIASHPNLYVLDSPGILRLKIAHNDMGAKLALTGAMEDFLIGEYDLARYFLAILNLSEEYKRWEKLKDTLDDTLSSVSLEKHVVGRETVQRKSRQYPSDHTQDFIVKDVRQTLFKTISSFEGHLEEENNMEKIIESQFIALQEALKVSSESSEDRYKAVAVKLLNLYRTGRLGRYTLDLVSSEV; encoded by the exons ATGGCGACGCTTGCATCCTTCTCGAGTCGGTTGGGCGCCGTCGTCCGCGAGCTGGCCTCAAAGAAGGGGCCTGGCGGATGGTACGGCCGTCACATGGCCGCGGCGGAGCGCGCAATCCTTGAACGGATCCCCCTCGTCGACCTCGTTGTCGAGGTCCGCGACGCCAGG ATACCATCAACATCTGCTTTCAAGTGTCTGAGAAAGGCATGTTGCTCCCATAAACAAGTCATTGTGCTGAACAAGGTGGACTTGGCTGATAACTTCCTAACAGAG AGATGGTTGAAACACTTCAAGAACCAGAACTATATTACTTACGGACTCAATGCCCACAATAAGGATAGTATCAAGGAG CTACTAAGAATTCTACGAGCTAGGGTAAAAGAACTAAAGGTTGGCGAGAGTAATTACACTGCAACTATACTGCTGACTGGAATTCCAAATGTTGGCAAATCAGCCATAGCCAATAGTATGCATCAAATTGGAAGGATTGGTGCAGCAG AGAAGGGAAAATTGAAGCATGCAGTAGTCAACCCACATCCTGGGGAAACTAAAGATATTAGCAGCTATAAG ATTGCGAGTCATCCCAACTTATATGTATTGGATTCACCTGGTATTCTTCGACTTAAAATTGCTCACAATGATATGGGTGCCAAACTAGCCTTGACAG GAGCTATGGAGGACTTCTTAATAGGTGAGTATGATCTTGCTCGATATTTTCTAGCTATTCTCAACTTATCAGAGGAATACAAACGATGGGAGAAGCTAAAAGATACTCTAGATGACACATTATCCTCGGTTAGCTTGGAGAAACATGTGGTGGGCCGTGAAACCGTTCAGAGGAAATCGAGGCAATATCCTTCAGATCATACACAG GACTTTATTGTCAAAGATGTTCGTCAAACCCTATTCAAGACTATTTCTTCATTTGAGGGACATTTGGAAGAGGAAAATAACATGgagaaaattattgaatctcagttTATAGCGCTGCAAGAGGCTCTTAAAGTTTCTTCGGAGTCAAGTGAGGACAGATATAAAGCAGTTGCTGTAAAGTTGTTGAACCTGTATCGAACTGGAAGGCTTGGCCGTTATACTTTGGATCTTGTTTCGAGTGAAGTTTGA
- the LOC103971740 gene encoding protein TORNADO 2 — protein MALDDTVIAGINFLAVLLSVPVIGIGIWLAMQTDNSCVQLLQWPVIVIGIVILLVALAGFVGAFWRMPRLLLFYLVAMLVVILLLASLVIFIYAVTVNGSGHPAPNRAYLEYRLEDYSGWLRRRVEGSYKWNRIKKCLSSTTVCAELNQTYRLAEDFFGARMSPLQSGCCKPPTACGYTFVNPTYWISPISSTSDVDCTLWSNDQMVLCYSCTSCKAGLLANLRREWRTADVVLVVTLVALIFVYVMGFCAFRNAKTDQLFRRYKQGHN, from the exons ATGGCTCTCGATGACACCGTCATCGCCGGCATCAACTTTCTGGCCGTGCTTCTCTCTGTACCTGTCATCGGCATCGGCATCTGGCTCGCCATGCAGACCGATAACTCCTGCGTGCAGCTCCTCCAATGGCCAGTCATCGTCATCGGCATCGTCATCCTCCTCGTGGCTCTTGCGGGCTTCGTCGGTGCCTTTTGGCGCATGCCGAGGCTTCTGCTCTTCTACCTCGTGGCCATGCTCGTCGTCATACTCCTGCTGGCGAGCCTCGTCATCTTCATCTACGCGGTCACCGTCAATGGCTCCGGCCACCCGGCTCCAAACCGAGCCTACCTGGAGTACCGCCTGGAGGACTACTCGGGGTGGCTCCGGCGGAGGGTGGAGGGATCATACAAGTGGAACCGCATCAAGAAATGTCTGAGCTCCACAACTGTGTGCGCGGAGTTGAATCAGACGTACAGATTGGCTGAGGATTTCTTCGGTGCAAGGATGAGTCCCTTGCAG TCAGGATGCTGCAAGCCACCGACGGCATGCGGGTACACGTTCGTGAATCCGACGTACTGGATCAGCCCCATCAGCAGCACATCGGACGTGGATTGCACGCTGTGGAGCAACGACCAGATGGTGCTTTGCTACTCGTGCACGTCCTGCAAAGCCGGCTTGCTGGCCAACCTTAGACGAGAGTGGAGGACAGCGGACGTGGTGCTGGTGGTGACCCTTGTGGCCCTCATCTTCGTCTACGTCATGGGTTTCTGCGCTTTCCGGAACGCCAAGACGGATCAGCTCTTCCGGCGATACAAGCAAGGTCACAACTGA